The DNA region TATTATGGATGTCCATTCAAATACATGATTCCTTGGATAAGCTTGCTATTGGATAAACTTGCAATCAAGGTTGCGTCATAAAGAAAGTACGCAAAGTGCAGGTGTTGCCTCCCCGAAAGCCTTAAAGCCTTCCCTCAAAGCTTGCACCAAGTAGTAGGCAATTGCGAGTAGCTTTCGGTAGCATTGCAAGTAGCTAAAGCAGCCTTCCCGTAAAAGCCTCGCATCAGcttcttttcttctataagTAGAAAGTCAATTCAGTTCATTTGCACATCAATTTGAAGAGCAACAAAATCTCTCTTCCCCCAAGCTTCTTTGGCTATATCTCTTGTTGTTATGtgcttttattattattttatagcagtatacatattttatactttAAAACAGAAATAAGAAACGAAAAAAACGGGGGTTGGACATTTGGGGGTGGGGAAGGGTGAGCGGTCAATTCTAGTGTCTTTAGAAGGGGTGACAAAACAAAGTAGGTTAAACCATTTTGGGAAAGAGGCCCTCATGCAAGACTACCCCAAAAACATTTTCTGTCTATTTAGATTCTTTATATTCCACATGCCTTTTTCTCCCTCCCCGTCATAAATATActactttcctttttttctcttataTATTTACTATTTATTCCCAAAGCAAAACCTTAGTTCACACCAAGTCTAGTGActtttttctactttttctAAGCCCTTCATTTCTCTCCAACATAATCCTAGAaaacaaattaaacaaaaaatggCTCTAAAGAAAGCAACTCAAACAGCAGCACTCAAACAAATCCTCAAAAAGTGTTCTACCtttggaaaaaatgaaaatggccTGCCCCATGATGTCCCAAAAGGACACTTTGTGGTATATGTGGGAGAAAATAGGAGCAGATACATAATTCCCATTTCTTGGTTGACACATCCTGGATTTCAAAGCTTGCTTCAAAGGGCTGAAGAAGAGTTTGGATTTAACCATGATATGGGAATTACTATTCCTTGTGATGAAGATCATTTCTGCTCTCTAATTTCAAACTCAAGTTGAGTTGTTGACCAAGTCGATTCGACCAGTTTTGACTAGCAATATGATGCACTAAGTTGTCGCTATGCATGGCATTCGAGAAGAGGCAGATCTGGCAAATCAAGTGAATACTTAAAATTAACCGTGAATAGAAAAACAACACCTTTGTAACTCTTTTAGGGGTTGAGTTTGTATATTGGTTATTTGGTTTCATGTACTCGTTATTTTCGTCAGTGGTGCTGAATTTGCACCCGTCGAAAAATCATTAGTTATGAGAATCAAATTCCAAAAATattcttctttgttttgttcTCTTTTTCCAAGAAGCAATTTTCAACCTAAAAATGTACAATAATACAAGAACTCAGAAACCGCTACTGTAGACTCTTAGCTCAAGGAAATTTAAAATGGAATTTCTTTTTACATTTTAAGAAAAGCTTGGCGAAAGATTCATTTCCCATCTCCTATTAGTATAATGGTATGatcaattaattttcttttggttgacccaaaaaaaggaaaaaaaagaaaacagatGACCTGTCAAAATTGAATCAACCAGTACTCCCTTTGTTTATTATATGAGTGGATAACCGAGTGttcaaatattaattattaataaagatgtatttaaaataaataaaaaatcaagatGTAAACAATGACGAATGAATTAGTTGTTTCTCTGAATTATTAGTTGGACCAAGTGGACAAGTTCAGATCATAAGTTTAATCAAGTCATGAACTCAGAACtataatttccttttttcttattttattttttattaagagGAATGAATAAGAAATTTAAGGATTTTGTTTAAATTTAACAAACATGACTtgtcaaaataaagaaagggcACTAAAAAAAATCGATGTGTAAGAACTAGATGCCatcaatttggaaaaagtttGTTTGTATAGTTTTACGTTTTCTCTGTAACTATGGCCGACGCTAATTTAAATTCATGTTGCGTAGGATTTATTTAAGGGGAGAAAACGCTTTCTAATAACTCTTTCTACATTCTCAATACTCGAAATCCAAAATCATTGATTTAGTATTAAGGAATACCATCCATCTTGTTATATTCCCTGGTGGTTATTTAATTTTACGTTTTGTTAGGCTCTAAGCAAATCAGCCTGTATATTAATtaacaaaatattcatattaCTTGACATCCATTTTTcaactcttttattttctaatcAACGTTAAGATAGTGcactttttcaatta from Lycium ferocissimum isolate CSIRO_LF1 chromosome 2, AGI_CSIRO_Lferr_CH_V1, whole genome shotgun sequence includes:
- the LOC132047985 gene encoding protein SMALL AUXIN UP-REGULATED RNA 12-like; this encodes MALKKATQTAALKQILKKCSTFGKNENGLPHDVPKGHFVVYVGENRSRYIIPISWLTHPGFQSLLQRAEEEFGFNHDMGITIPCDEDHFCSLISNSS